A genomic stretch from Hemibagrus wyckioides isolate EC202008001 linkage group LG02, SWU_Hwy_1.0, whole genome shotgun sequence includes:
- the ccndx gene encoding cyclin Dx, translating to MSVSLWCEEESARCGTSVRASFDPNASGLRVIERLLQSEERYVPSALYISLVQREPKRREELAKWTLEVCCDCGCDEAVFPLAVSLLDRYLSSTLSLPVSPTCLAAACVLVASKLTESEMVTAHALCASADYQFLSSDLREMERVVLGTLRWDVAGVTPQDFIPHFLWCLEELMGDSEDATHFVSTLRRHGDTLAAMCVCDSRFLGARPSLVAAAALNSAVRGLEAKRRREMSHMTCTLATLCRSDPAVLQCYSELIDDALRERLRNSRERGDGVDEKDGGMEDKRSSTPTDLREIDF from the exons ATGTCCGTCTCTCTCTGGTGTGAAGAGGAATCGGCGAGATGCGGGACGTCGGTCCGAGCATCGTTCGACCCCAACGCGTCGGGGCTGAGGGTCATTGAGAGGCTGCTGCAGTCGGAGGAGAGATACGTCCCGTCTGCGCTCTACATCTCCCTCGTCCAGAGAGAACCCAAACGCAGGGAGGAACTCGCCAAGTGGACCCTCGAG GTGTGTTGTGATTGCGGATGTGACGAAGCCGTGTTTCCTCTCGCCGTGTCTCTGCTGGATCGTTACCTGTCCTCCACACTGTCTCTGCCCGTCTCTCCCACCTGCCTCGCCGCCGCCTGCGTCCTCGTGGCGTCCAAACTGACGGAGAGCGAGATGGTCACGGCGCATGCGCTGTGCGCTTCAGCCGACTACCAGTTCCTCTCGTCAGACCTGCGC GAAATGGAGCGTGTGGTGTTGGGAACGCTGCGCTGGGACGTAGCCGGAGTCACGCCTCAGGACTTCATCCCTCACTTCCTGTGGTGTTTGGAGGAGCTGATGGGGGACAGCGAGGACGCCACCCACTTCGTCTCCACGCTCCGACGTCATGGGGACACGCTGGCCGCCATGTGCGTGTGCGACTCTCGCTTCCTGGGAGCTCGGCCGTCTCTGGTGGCCGCCGCCGCCCTCAACTCCGCTGTCAGGGGTCTGGAGGCCAAGAGGAGGCGGGAgatgagtcacatgacctgcacGCTGGCTACACTGTGTCGCAGTGACCCG GCCGTGCTGCAGTGTTACAGCGAGCTGATAGACGACGCTCTCAGAGAACGACTGAGGAACAGCCGAGAGCGGGGCGACGGGGTGGACGAGAAGGACGGAGGGATGGAGGACAAGAGATCGAGCACGCCGACTGACCTGAGAGAAATAGACTTTTAA
- the nucb1 gene encoding nucleobindin-1, producing MVGTCVWLLLLSVSLRVWSVPIERSPNTQDQKAEENVDTGLYYDRYLREVIEVLETDPHFREKLQSSNTEDIKNGRLSKELDLVGHHVRTRLDELKRQEVSRLRMLLKAKLDSSNMQSVQMDHVSLLKQFEHLDPHNQNTFEAKDLELLIATATKDLENYDAERHEEFKRYEMLKEHERREYLKSLDQEKREREEKRMEEMKEKHRQHPKVNAPGSVDQLKEVWEETDGLDPQEFNPKTFFKLHDTNGDGVLDEQELEALFTKELEKVYDPKNEEDDMMEMEEERLRMREHVMKNVDLNHDRLVSLDEFLKSTEKKEFRSPNEWETLDDKKPVYTEEELQRFEAELWDKQVELSRRAETLRQEQELLKERGKALEAQKKEYQQAVMEMSQRQKAQQAAKQPPPSGPNGELRFQPDAQNLAQEQDQVGKVPVNQNGEVQNGPAAEPPQNLPQHTP from the exons ATGGTGGGCACCTGTGtctggctgctgctgctgtctgtctctctcagggtGTGGTCAGTGCCCATAGAGCGCAGTCCTAACACGCAGGACCAGAAGGCGGAGGAAAATGTG gacacaGGGCTGTATTATGATCGTTACCTGCGGGAGGTGATCGAGGTTCTGGAGACGGATCCTCACTTTAGAGAGAAACTACAGAGTTCAAACACAGAGGATAttaaa AATGGACGCCTCAGTAAGGAGCTGGATCTGGTGGGTCATCATGTCCGAACTCGGCTGGACGAGCTGAAGAGACAGGAAGTGTCTCGTCTCAGAATGCTGCTGAAGGCCAAACTGGACAGCAGCAACATGCAGA GTGTTCAGATGGATCACGTCTCCTTACTGAAGCAGTTTGAACATCTGGATCCTCACAATCAGAACACCTTCGAGGCCAAAGACCTGGAGCTTCTCATCGCTACG GCCACTAAAGACCTGGAGAATTACGATGCAGAGCGTCACGAGGAGTTCAAGCGATATGAGATGCTGAAGGAGCACGAGAGGAGGGAGTACCTGAAGAGTCTGGACCAGgagaagagggagagggaggagaagaggatggaggagatgaaggagaaacaCCGCCAGCATCCCAAAGTCAATGCTCcg GGGAGCGTGGACCAGCTGAAAGAGGTGTGGGAGGAGACCGATGGGCTGGACCCACAGGAGTTTAACCCCAAGACCTTCTTCAAACTGCACG ACACTAACGGAGACGGTGTGCTGGACGAGCAGGAGCTGGAAGCGCTCTTCACGAAGGAG CTGGAGAAGGTGTATGACCCGAAAAACGAGGAGGACGACatgatggagatggaggaggagagacTGCGCATGAGGGAACACGTCATGAAAAAC GTGGACCTGAATCACGACCGCCTGGTCAGCCTGGACGAGTTCCTCAAATCCACGGAGAAGAAAGAGTTCAGAAGCCCGAATGAGTGGGAG acgCTGGACGACAAGAAGCCGGTGTACACGGAGGAGGAGCTTCAGCGCTTTGAGGCGGAGCTTTGGGATAAACAGGTGGAGCTGAGCAGGAGGGCGGAGACTCTGAGACAAGAACAGGAGCTTCTGAAAGAGAGAGGCAAAGCGCTTGAGGCCCAAAAGAAGGAGTACCAACAG GCGGTGATGGAGATGTCGCAGAGACAGAAAGCCCAGCAGGCGGCAAAACAACCTCCTCCATCAGGCCCTAACGGAGAACTGAGGTTCCAGCCGGATGCTCAGAACCTGGCTCAGGAACAGGATCAAG ttgGAAAGGTGCCTGTCAATCAGAACGGAGAGGTCCAGAATGGCCCTGCTGCTGAACCACCACAGAACcttcctcaacacacaccataa